In Synechococcus sp. RS9909, one genomic interval encodes:
- a CDS encoding carboxysome peptide A, which produces MLIVKVIKPLVSTNRIPDFEHKHLQVVQDGSTKKVAVDAVGAKPGDWVICVSSSAAREAAGSKSYPSDLTIVGIIDHWEPDPPKPPAAPAPSPSPAPASTPPGGGVG; this is translated from the coding sequence ATGTTGATCGTCAAGGTCATCAAGCCCCTCGTTTCCACCAATCGGATCCCTGATTTCGAGCACAAGCATCTCCAGGTGGTGCAGGACGGCAGCACGAAGAAGGTGGCTGTCGACGCCGTCGGCGCCAAACCCGGCGACTGGGTCATCTGTGTGAGCAGTTCGGCTGCGCGGGAAGCGGCCGGCAGCAAGTCGTATCCCAGCGATCTCACCATCGTTGGCATCATCGATCACTGGGAACCGGATCCGCCCAAGCCACCCGCTGCTCCAGCGCCGAGCCCATCCCCTGCGCCGGCGTCCACTCCCCCTGGGGGAGGCGTGGGCTGA
- a CDS encoding carboxysome shell carbonic anhydrase, whose translation MVRSTPSLRSGRPQAPTAPTRRQLQQPAWVRRQPASTARNTAVHPLTKRDDNARLQAYELEVKGRFERIIPVLQRLSALQHDPDFTAQAQRLARAELGFDLPEPILAKAWVRPLDMRALFAWCVFQSHQSISDRFFLDDPLNGGASSAPAEAFNRFLLECGFHLLDVTPCADGRLAHAIAYTLRIPFSSVRRRTHAGAMFDVENTVNRWVKTEHRRYREQVPNEAHAPTRYLKVVNYHFSSLDPEHQGCAAHGSNDALAASAGLQRLLDFREAVENSFCCGASVDLLLIGLDTDTDAIRVHVPDRAGSLQLDRWLCGRALYESTLPLTASQARDAVTAAVETHQAEAPDPGMVRFISQMLINNFSQQDYVRSLHGGAYPDAGHAERFIGVGIGFKEVHLRNLTYFAHLDTVEEGAPDLDVGIKIFKGLNVSRDLPIPVVVRFDYSGKVPGARERAISDCRRVHGAIAERYGDLMQDGLLHTFLTIRDRDDATPAEPVGSSLDPVQQEAH comes from the coding sequence ATGGTTCGCTCCACACCATCGTTGCGGAGCGGGCGGCCCCAGGCTCCCACCGCTCCGACGCGTCGTCAGCTGCAGCAGCCGGCCTGGGTTCGACGTCAGCCAGCCTCCACGGCTCGCAACACGGCTGTCCATCCGCTCACCAAGCGCGATGATAATGCGCGGCTCCAGGCGTATGAGCTGGAAGTGAAGGGGCGGTTTGAACGGATCATTCCTGTGCTTCAGCGGCTGTCTGCGCTTCAGCACGACCCCGACTTCACCGCCCAGGCCCAGCGACTGGCCCGTGCTGAACTCGGGTTTGACCTGCCCGAGCCCATCCTGGCCAAGGCCTGGGTGCGCCCTCTGGACATGCGGGCCCTGTTCGCCTGGTGCGTGTTTCAGTCGCACCAAAGCATCAGCGATCGATTCTTTCTGGATGACCCCCTCAACGGAGGGGCCTCAAGTGCACCGGCGGAAGCGTTCAACCGGTTCCTGCTGGAGTGTGGCTTCCATCTTCTCGATGTCACGCCCTGCGCCGATGGTCGCTTGGCACATGCCATCGCTTACACCTTGAGGATCCCGTTCAGTTCGGTGCGGCGTCGGACCCATGCCGGCGCCATGTTCGATGTGGAGAACACCGTCAACCGCTGGGTGAAAACGGAACACCGGCGCTATCGGGAGCAGGTGCCGAATGAGGCCCATGCCCCCACCCGCTATCTGAAAGTGGTGAATTACCACTTCAGTTCCCTGGATCCCGAGCATCAGGGTTGCGCTGCCCATGGCAGCAACGATGCTCTTGCGGCCTCGGCGGGCCTGCAACGGCTGCTTGATTTCCGCGAAGCGGTGGAAAACAGCTTCTGCTGCGGCGCCTCTGTCGATCTGCTCCTGATCGGACTCGACACCGACACGGACGCGATTCGCGTGCATGTGCCCGATCGTGCTGGCAGCTTGCAACTCGACCGCTGGCTCTGCGGCCGGGCTTTGTACGAGAGCACCCTGCCCCTCACGGCCAGCCAGGCTCGGGATGCGGTGACAGCAGCCGTGGAGACGCACCAGGCCGAGGCACCCGACCCGGGGATGGTGCGGTTCATCAGTCAGATGCTGATCAATAATTTTTCCCAGCAGGATTACGTGCGTTCTCTGCATGGTGGCGCCTATCCCGACGCTGGTCACGCCGAGCGCTTCATCGGTGTGGGGATCGGTTTCAAGGAGGTGCACCTTCGCAACCTCACCTATTTCGCCCATCTCGACACGGTGGAGGAGGGCGCGCCTGATCTTGATGTGGGCATCAAGATCTTCAAAGGTCTCAATGTCTCCCGAGATCTGCCGATTCCGGTGGTCGTGCGCTTCGACTATTCCGGCAAGGTGCCTGGCGCTCGCGAGCGGGCCATCTCCGACTGCCGACGGGTGCATGGGGCGATCGCGGAGCGCTATGGCGATCTGATGCAGGACGGACTGCTCCATACCTTCCTCACCATCCGCGATCGCGATGACGCCACCCCTGCCGAACCGGTAGGGTCCTCACTCGATCCTGTTCAGCAGGAGGCCCACTGA
- a CDS encoding BMC domain-containing protein has translation MATPAPRRRSSASTSPPSSATEHAKAATSGAPVSGSALTPSPPQPSASTATTAAGSAAAKATVDVTPVPTRGATTTRRTTTTTRRSTGVRSTPVRSTSARGRATSVGRAGGGGSMAAVSSSTPSAPTPIRGVALGMIETRGMVPAIEAADAMTKAAEVQLICREYVGGGYVTVMVRGETGAVNAAVRAGADACERVGDGLVAAHIIARPHQEVEPALVATGIRRRL, from the coding sequence ATGGCCACTCCTGCTCCTCGTCGCCGTTCTTCCGCTTCCACCAGTCCGCCGTCTTCGGCCACGGAGCATGCCAAGGCCGCAACCTCCGGAGCACCCGTCTCTGGCAGCGCCCTGACGCCATCCCCTCCCCAGCCTTCGGCCTCCACAGCCACCACCGCGGCGGGCTCGGCTGCAGCCAAGGCCACCGTCGATGTGACGCCGGTGCCCACGCGTGGCGCCACCACAACACGACGCACCACCACTACCACCCGTCGTTCCACCGGCGTCCGCAGCACGCCGGTGCGCTCCACCAGCGCTCGCGGGAGAGCCACGTCCGTTGGCAGAGCAGGAGGCGGTGGCTCCATGGCTGCGGTTAGTAGCTCCACCCCCAGCGCACCGACCCCGATTCGTGGTGTCGCCCTGGGCATGATCGAGACCAGGGGCATGGTGCCGGCCATCGAAGCTGCCGACGCGATGACCAAGGCCGCTGAAGTGCAGCTGATCTGTCGCGAGTATGTGGGTGGCGGTTACGTGACCGTGATGGTGCGTGGCGAAACCGGTGCCGTCAATGCCGCTGTGCGCGCCGGTGCCGATGCCTGTGAGCGGGTCGGCGACGGTCTGGTGGCCGCCCACATCATTGCTCGCCCGCACCAGGAGGTGGAGCCTGCCCTGGTCGCCACCGGGATCCGGAGGCGTCTCTGA
- a CDS encoding NAD(P)H-quinone oxidoreductase subunit F, with protein MSSVFTLPTQTAWLIPLYGVVGTLVACPWAFGWFRRDAHRPAAYLNILLTLVAFVHGSLVLQAVMRAGPATLEFPWLAFADLDLSISISLSLTNLAALELITGLSLLAQVYALGYLDKEWALARFFALLGFFEGAMSGVVLSDSLFQSYFLLEMLTLSTYLLVGFWYAQPLVVTAARDAFLTKRVGDVMLLMGVVALAAWAGVMRFEDLYAWSATQTLPPLAATLLGLGLIAGPTGKCAQFPMHLWLDEAMEGPNPASILRNSVVVTCGAIVLLKVMPLLQQTPVTLVVLQVIGTISAIGGSLVSIAQVDIKRNLSYSTTAYLGLVFLAIALQVPVLALLLLFAHAVAKALMSMSVGGVIAATNCQDITELGGLGSRMPATSGAFLIGSLGLVGLLPLGGFLCLAQSVELIGARAPALLSVFLLTNALTALNLTRVYRHVFLGASLLKTRRAAEVNWQMALPMVALAVIVLLTPFLLIRLESLEGMLAFPLWAAALVVGSGALGLLIGALIPLNKAWSRSLNPVLRWCQDLLAFDFYTERFYRLTIVRVVAAFSTLADRFDRVVVDGVLHSMARLSLQSAEGLKLSISGRSQTYVLTAIAAIVLLLSSLNWLQR; from the coding sequence TTGAGCTCGGTTTTCACACTGCCCACCCAAACGGCCTGGCTGATTCCTCTGTATGGAGTGGTTGGCACACTCGTGGCTTGTCCCTGGGCCTTCGGGTGGTTCCGGCGTGATGCTCACCGACCGGCGGCCTACCTCAACATCCTGCTCACCCTGGTGGCGTTTGTGCACGGCAGCCTGGTGTTGCAGGCGGTGATGCGCGCTGGGCCGGCCACGCTCGAGTTTCCCTGGCTGGCTTTTGCCGATCTCGATCTGAGCATCAGCATCAGCTTGTCGCTCACCAACCTGGCCGCTCTGGAGTTGATCACCGGCCTCAGCCTGCTCGCCCAGGTGTATGCCCTCGGCTATCTCGACAAGGAATGGGCGCTGGCGCGCTTTTTTGCCCTGCTCGGGTTTTTCGAGGGGGCGATGTCGGGCGTGGTGCTCAGCGACTCCCTCTTCCAGAGCTATTTCCTCCTGGAGATGCTCACCCTCTCGACCTATCTGTTGGTGGGGTTTTGGTACGCCCAGCCCCTGGTGGTCACCGCCGCCCGCGATGCCTTTCTCACCAAACGCGTCGGCGATGTGATGCTGCTGATGGGTGTGGTGGCCCTGGCCGCCTGGGCTGGAGTGATGCGCTTCGAGGATCTCTATGCCTGGTCGGCCACGCAGACGCTCCCTCCCCTGGCCGCCACTTTGCTGGGCCTGGGGTTGATTGCCGGTCCCACCGGCAAGTGTGCCCAGTTTCCGATGCACCTCTGGCTTGATGAGGCCATGGAGGGGCCGAATCCAGCCTCGATCCTGCGCAACTCTGTGGTTGTCACCTGTGGCGCGATCGTGCTGCTCAAGGTGATGCCCTTGCTCCAGCAGACTCCGGTCACGTTGGTGGTGCTCCAGGTGATCGGCACGATCAGTGCGATTGGGGGTTCCCTCGTGTCGATCGCCCAGGTCGACATCAAACGCAATCTCTCCTATTCAACGACCGCCTATCTGGGGTTGGTGTTCCTTGCCATCGCCCTGCAGGTGCCCGTGCTCGCTCTGCTGCTTCTGTTTGCCCATGCGGTTGCCAAGGCGCTGATGTCGATGAGTGTGGGTGGCGTGATTGCGGCCACCAACTGTCAGGACATCACCGAGCTCGGTGGTCTGGGCTCGCGGATGCCAGCCACATCCGGCGCGTTTCTGATCGGCTCCCTCGGCCTGGTCGGTCTGCTGCCCCTGGGTGGGTTCCTGTGCCTGGCCCAGTCGGTGGAACTGATCGGGGCCCGTGCCCCCGCTTTGCTGAGTGTGTTCCTGCTCACCAATGCGCTCACGGCGCTCAACCTCACGCGTGTGTACCGCCATGTGTTCCTCGGCGCCTCCCTGCTCAAGACTCGGCGGGCGGCGGAGGTGAACTGGCAGATGGCGCTGCCCATGGTGGCCCTTGCGGTGATCGTTCTGCTCACGCCGTTTTTGTTGATCCGGCTTGAATCGCTGGAGGGGATGCTGGCCTTCCCGCTCTGGGCAGCGGCTCTGGTGGTGGGGAGTGGTGCTTTGGGTCTGCTGATCGGGGCGCTGATTCCGCTCAATAAGGCCTGGAGTCGTTCCCTCAACCCGGTGTTGCGTTGGTGTCAGGATCTTCTCGCTTTCGATTTCTACACCGAGCGTTTTTATCGGCTCACGATTGTGCGTGTTGTGGCGGCGTTCTCCACGCTGGCTGATCGTTTCGACCGCGTGGTGGTTGATGGTGTGCTCCATTCCATGGCCCGTCTCTCGTTGCAGAGTGCGGAGGGGCTGAAGCTGAGCATCAGCGGTCGAAGCCAGACCTATGTGCTCACGGCGATTGCAGCGATTGTTCTGTTGTTGTCCAGTTTGAACTGGCTGCAGCGCTGA
- a CDS encoding carboxysome peptide B, with amino-acid sequence MEIMQVKGTLVCTYRVAGLDHMHLRILQNSKGKQLVAVDPVGAREGNWVFTASGSAARHACPDNKVLTDLTIGGIIDHWMPDG; translated from the coding sequence ATGGAAATCATGCAGGTGAAGGGAACCCTGGTGTGCACCTATCGGGTGGCGGGGCTCGACCATATGCACCTGCGCATTCTTCAGAACAGCAAAGGCAAGCAGCTGGTGGCTGTGGATCCTGTTGGCGCCCGCGAGGGCAACTGGGTGTTCACCGCCAGTGGCTCCGCGGCCCGTCACGCTTGTCCCGATAACAAGGTGCTCACGGATCTCACGATTGGTGGGATCATCGACCATTGGATGCCGGATGGATAG
- a CDS encoding CsoS2 family carboxysome shell protein, which translates to MARLSSRELALERRKALTASGKKAAVAVGSANRVRNASDAHQTRTQANGADEPAVVTTPEPVAAAPQRLVRSTTVRSQVKPISQPSRELVLARREALSRRGKSADTTRDRNRADVAKQASQSSKVAASASEAKSSCSCAGGQRPVESAEAPSRPAARLQLSSRNGERRSATPKRRAIENPSRALVLARREAMSKHGKTAGKQPTSAAAVARQANPDLTSRELAQQVRELRAKAGARNKQSAGVTRPTGPNRHGAKQAAAADASWKVGESTTSAGQTVTGTQANRSVKTTGNEASTCRTITGTEYLGAEVFQTFCQSAPPVTTPAKVRVSATSHGNRVTGNEVGRSEKVTGDEPGTCKNVTGTEYISANQAAAWCGGSQPSPRKVGHSLTDQGRPVSGVMVGRSSRVTGDEAGAARSLTGDQYLGSDPLPEGRSAAKVGVSATLSGTGVTGTLVGRSAQVTGNEFGSCHRVSGDQYISAEQVNAFCGTKAEPEAAKVGFSITNRNQVVSGTRTGRSDKVTGDEPGSCKAVTGTPYAGLEQAGQYCGTPAVKAMRERTPSRPGTPGAAMTGIQPGVGGVMTGDERGACEAVTGTPYVGADQLAAACGADAPEGTDSHGVAPEGAAWTRFSVMSPARAAQQQRDQRSGVTGTAYEQGSRITGPFDMAGGKVTGTEQFRFDNRDFQNRQQRQFQPTVAVVSEPSAPPASRVTGEGSSTKITGDDWDRGEHVTGTEGASARRRNPTRPGPMGAMPPFERKRNQETEWPVSRVTGSSGNTDKGSLITVSGGARG; encoded by the coding sequence ATGGCAAGACTTTCCAGTCGCGAACTCGCACTTGAACGCCGTAAGGCGCTCACCGCCTCCGGAAAGAAGGCGGCCGTCGCTGTTGGCAGTGCCAACCGGGTTCGCAATGCATCGGATGCCCACCAGACCCGCACCCAGGCCAATGGTGCTGACGAGCCCGCCGTCGTGACCACGCCAGAGCCCGTTGCTGCAGCTCCGCAACGGCTCGTGCGATCCACCACGGTGCGTTCCCAGGTCAAACCCATCAGCCAGCCAAGCCGCGAGCTGGTGCTCGCGCGCCGCGAAGCCCTGTCCCGTCGAGGCAAATCGGCCGATACCACGCGTGATCGCAATCGTGCCGATGTGGCCAAGCAGGCCAGCCAGTCGAGCAAGGTTGCTGCCAGTGCCAGCGAGGCCAAATCCTCCTGTTCCTGCGCTGGTGGCCAGCGGCCAGTGGAGAGCGCCGAAGCCCCAAGTCGTCCTGCAGCGCGCCTTCAACTGAGCAGCCGCAACGGCGAGCGCCGCTCTGCGACGCCGAAACGGCGGGCCATCGAAAACCCTAGCCGAGCTCTGGTGCTTGCCCGTCGTGAGGCGATGTCGAAGCACGGCAAAACCGCCGGCAAGCAGCCCACCAGTGCGGCGGCTGTCGCCCGACAGGCCAATCCCGATCTCACCAGCCGTGAGCTTGCCCAACAGGTGCGCGAGCTCCGTGCCAAGGCTGGTGCCCGCAATAAGCAAAGCGCCGGTGTGACCCGCCCCACCGGTCCTAATCGCCACGGCGCCAAGCAGGCTGCTGCTGCGGATGCCTCTTGGAAGGTGGGCGAAAGCACCACCAGCGCGGGCCAGACCGTGACCGGCACCCAGGCCAACCGTTCCGTGAAGACCACCGGCAACGAGGCCAGCACCTGTCGCACGATCACCGGCACGGAATACCTCGGCGCTGAGGTGTTCCAGACCTTCTGCCAGAGCGCGCCTCCGGTCACAACCCCAGCCAAGGTGCGGGTGTCGGCCACCAGCCACGGCAACCGGGTCACCGGAAACGAAGTCGGCCGCAGTGAGAAGGTCACCGGGGATGAGCCCGGCACCTGCAAGAACGTGACCGGCACCGAATACATCTCCGCCAACCAGGCCGCAGCCTGGTGTGGTGGTTCTCAGCCGTCGCCGCGCAAAGTGGGGCACAGCCTCACCGACCAGGGGCGTCCGGTGAGTGGGGTGATGGTCGGTCGCTCGTCCCGCGTCACCGGCGATGAGGCCGGCGCTGCCCGCAGCCTCACCGGCGATCAATATCTGGGCTCCGATCCCCTGCCCGAAGGCCGGTCTGCAGCGAAGGTCGGTGTGTCGGCCACTCTGTCGGGCACCGGTGTGACCGGCACCCTGGTGGGCCGGTCAGCCCAGGTGACCGGCAATGAATTCGGCTCTTGCCATCGCGTCAGCGGCGATCAATACATCAGTGCTGAACAGGTGAATGCGTTCTGCGGCACCAAAGCAGAACCGGAAGCGGCCAAGGTGGGGTTCAGCATCACCAACCGCAACCAGGTGGTGAGCGGCACCCGCACCGGTCGTTCGGACAAGGTCACCGGCGATGAGCCGGGCAGCTGCAAGGCGGTCACCGGTACTCCCTACGCCGGGCTTGAGCAGGCCGGTCAGTACTGCGGCACCCCTGCGGTCAAGGCCATGCGTGAGCGCACCCCTTCCCGTCCAGGAACCCCTGGCGCTGCCATGACCGGAATCCAGCCCGGCGTTGGCGGTGTGATGACCGGGGATGAACGTGGTGCCTGTGAAGCGGTGACCGGAACGCCCTATGTGGGGGCTGATCAGTTGGCCGCGGCCTGTGGCGCCGATGCCCCAGAGGGAACCGACAGCCATGGTGTTGCTCCTGAAGGAGCTGCCTGGACTCGCTTCAGCGTCATGTCTCCAGCCCGCGCCGCCCAGCAGCAGCGCGATCAACGCTCCGGCGTCACTGGCACGGCCTATGAGCAAGGGAGCCGTATCACCGGCCCTTTTGACATGGCTGGCGGCAAGGTGACCGGGACCGAGCAGTTTCGCTTCGATAACCGCGACTTCCAGAACCGTCAACAGCGTCAGTTCCAGCCCACGGTGGCTGTGGTGAGTGAGCCCTCAGCGCCACCCGCATCCCGGGTCACCGGAGAGGGATCCTCCACAAAAATTACCGGCGATGACTGGGATCGTGGTGAGCATGTCACCGGCACGGAAGGGGCCTCAGCCCGTCGTCGCAACCCCACCCGTCCCGGCCCCATGGGTGCGATGCCACCATTCGAGCGCAAGCGCAATCAGGAGACGGAGTGGCCTGTCAGCCGTGTGACCGGTTCCAGCGGTAACACCGACAAAGGGTCCCTGATCACCGTCTCCGGCGGCGCACGGGGCTGA
- a CDS encoding BMC domain-containing protein, giving the protein MNRFAGFDARERRRGGSALVTGTEVRSSAGGPSCVVTTDSESPRLTRLNSHVQSIELRTHVFIDSLQPQLAAYMGSVSQGFLPIPGDACLWMEVSPGMAVHRVTDIALKASNVRLGQMVVERAFGSMALYHRDQSTVLHSGDVVLEAIGSSVEQRSPADVSWTEVIRAITPDHAVLINRQNRRGSMIEAGMSMFILETEPAGYVLIAANEAEKASNITLVDVKAVGAFGRLTLAGREGDVEEAAAAAMRAIELVNRRSAAR; this is encoded by the coding sequence ATGAATCGTTTCGCCGGCTTCGATGCTCGGGAGCGGCGACGTGGCGGCAGCGCTCTCGTCACCGGCACGGAGGTTCGTTCCTCCGCAGGCGGTCCCAGCTGTGTGGTCACCACCGACAGCGAATCGCCGCGACTGACGCGGCTCAACAGCCATGTGCAGTCGATCGAACTGCGCACGCATGTGTTCATCGATTCCCTGCAGCCCCAGTTGGCGGCCTACATGGGTTCGGTGAGCCAGGGGTTCCTGCCGATTCCCGGCGATGCCTGCCTCTGGATGGAGGTGTCGCCAGGGATGGCGGTGCACCGTGTCACCGACATTGCTCTCAAGGCCAGCAATGTGCGGCTTGGCCAGATGGTGGTGGAGCGGGCCTTCGGATCCATGGCGCTCTACCACCGCGACCAGAGCACCGTGCTCCATTCCGGTGATGTGGTGCTGGAAGCGATCGGAAGCTCGGTTGAGCAGCGCAGTCCGGCGGATGTGAGCTGGACCGAGGTGATCCGGGCGATCACCCCCGACCATGCCGTGTTGATCAACCGTCAGAACCGTCGCGGTTCGATGATTGAAGCGGGCATGAGCATGTTCATCCTGGAAACGGAGCCGGCGGGTTACGTGTTGATCGCCGCCAATGAAGCGGAAAAGGCCTCCAACATCACGCTGGTGGATGTGAAAGCGGTGGGGGCGTTCGGGCGACTCACCCTCGCCGGCCGCGAGGGTGACGTGGAGGAGGCCGCCGCTGCTGCCATGCGTGCGATTGAGTTGGTCAACCGGCGATCCGCCGCGCGCTGA
- a CDS encoding BMC domain-containing protein — protein MANETMGIALGMIETRGLVPAIEAADAMTKAAEVRLIGREFVGGGYVTVLVRGETGAVNAAVRAGADACERVGDGLVAAHIIARPHREVEPALGNGNFLGQKD, from the coding sequence ATGGCTAACGAAACCATGGGCATCGCTCTCGGCATGATCGAGACCCGCGGCCTGGTCCCCGCGATCGAGGCGGCTGACGCCATGACCAAGGCTGCTGAAGTACGCCTGATTGGTCGTGAGTTCGTCGGCGGCGGTTACGTGACCGTGCTGGTGCGCGGTGAAACCGGTGCTGTGAACGCTGCCGTTCGCGCCGGTGCTGATGCCTGTGAGCGCGTGGGCGACGGCCTGGTAGCCGCCCACATCATCGCCCGCCCCCACCGTGAAGTGGAGCCTGCTCTGGGCAACGGCAACTTCCTGGGTCAGAAGGACTGA
- a CDS encoding form I ribulose bisphosphate carboxylase large subunit, whose product MSKKYDAGVKEYRDTYWTPDYVPLDTDLLACFKCTGQEGVPKEEVAAAVAAESSTGTWSTVWSELLTDLDFYKGRCYRIEDVPGDKESFYAFIAYPLDLFEEGSITNVLTSLVGNVFGFKALRHLRLEDIRFPIAFIKSCYGPPNGIQVERDRMNKYGRPLLGCTIKPKLGLSGKNYGRVVYECLRGGLDFTKDDENINSQPFQRWQNRFEFVAEAIKLSEQETGERKGHYLNVTANTPEEMYERAEFAKELGMPIIMHDFITGGFTANTGLSKWCRKNGMLLHIHRAMHAVIDRHPKHGIHFRVLAKCLRLSGGDQLHTGTVVGKLEGDRQTTLGYIDQLRESFVPEDRSRGNFFDQDWGSMPGVFAVASGGIHVWHMPALVTIFGDDSVLQFGGGTHGHPWGSAAGAAANRVALEACVKARNAGRHLEKESRDILTEAAKHSPELAIALETWKEIKFEFDTVDKLDVQN is encoded by the coding sequence ATGAGCAAGAAGTACGACGCAGGGGTCAAGGAGTACAGGGACACGTACTGGACTCCTGATTATGTTCCCCTCGATACCGATCTCCTGGCCTGCTTCAAGTGCACCGGCCAGGAAGGTGTGCCCAAGGAGGAAGTGGCTGCTGCTGTGGCAGCGGAATCTTCCACCGGCACCTGGTCCACCGTGTGGTCCGAGCTCCTCACCGACCTCGACTTCTACAAGGGCCGTTGCTACCGCATTGAAGACGTTCCTGGCGACAAGGAATCCTTTTATGCCTTCATCGCCTATCCCCTCGATCTGTTCGAAGAGGGGTCCATCACCAACGTGCTGACCTCCCTGGTCGGCAACGTGTTCGGCTTCAAGGCTCTGCGCCACCTGCGTCTCGAGGACATCCGCTTCCCGATTGCCTTCATCAAGAGCTGCTACGGCCCGCCGAATGGCATCCAGGTCGAGCGCGACCGGATGAACAAGTACGGCCGTCCTCTCCTCGGTTGCACCATCAAGCCGAAGCTCGGCCTGAGCGGTAAGAATTACGGCCGTGTGGTGTATGAGTGCCTGCGCGGCGGTCTCGACTTCACCAAGGACGACGAGAACATCAACTCCCAGCCTTTCCAGCGCTGGCAGAACCGTTTCGAGTTCGTGGCCGAAGCGATCAAGCTGTCGGAGCAGGAAACCGGTGAGCGTAAGGGTCACTACCTCAACGTGACCGCCAACACTCCCGAAGAGATGTATGAGCGCGCCGAGTTCGCCAAAGAGCTCGGCATGCCGATCATCATGCACGACTTCATTACCGGCGGCTTCACCGCCAATACCGGTCTGTCGAAGTGGTGCCGCAAGAACGGCATGCTCCTGCACATCCACCGCGCCATGCACGCGGTGATCGACCGTCACCCCAAGCACGGCATCCACTTCCGCGTCCTCGCCAAGTGTCTGCGTCTCTCCGGTGGTGACCAGCTCCACACCGGCACCGTGGTGGGCAAGCTCGAAGGTGATCGTCAGACCACCCTCGGCTACATCGACCAGCTGCGTGAATCCTTCGTTCCCGAAGATCGCAGCCGCGGCAACTTCTTCGATCAAGACTGGGGTTCCATGCCCGGTGTGTTCGCCGTTGCCTCCGGTGGTATCCACGTTTGGCACATGCCGGCCCTCGTCACCATTTTCGGTGATGACTCCGTTCTTCAGTTCGGTGGTGGTACCCACGGTCACCCCTGGGGCTCCGCTGCAGGTGCTGCCGCCAACCGCGTGGCCCTCGAGGCCTGCGTCAAGGCACGCAACGCCGGCCGTCATCTCGAGAAGGAGAGCCGCGACATCCTCACCGAGGCGGCGAAGCACAGCCCCGAGCTGGCCATCGCCCTCGAGACCTGGAAGGAGATCAAGTTCGAATTCGACACCGTCGACAAGCTCGACGTTCAGAACTGA
- a CDS encoding non-canonical purine NTP pyrophosphatase: MARPTLTIASGNPGKVAEIEAMLGPLPLEVRRQPSDLEVEETGASYLENARLKARAAAQRTGHWTLADDSGLEVDALDGAPGLYSARFASSDADKVSRLLEALRGHPYRSARFRSAMVLCSPQGECLEEAEGLCWGELLQAPAYPGGGLESLFWVREAQCSYGELNPAQLARLGSRGKAARSLAPRLRNRLGLD; this comes from the coding sequence TTGGCACGGCCCACCCTCACCATTGCCAGCGGCAATCCTGGCAAGGTTGCTGAAATCGAGGCAATGCTCGGCCCTCTTCCCCTGGAGGTTCGTCGTCAGCCCTCGGACCTGGAGGTGGAGGAAACAGGCGCGTCCTACCTGGAGAACGCTCGCCTCAAAGCGAGGGCCGCCGCCCAACGCACGGGGCACTGGACCCTGGCGGATGATTCCGGCCTCGAGGTGGACGCCCTGGACGGTGCGCCCGGGCTCTATTCCGCCCGTTTCGCCTCCTCCGATGCCGACAAGGTGAGTCGGTTGCTGGAGGCCCTCAGAGGCCACCCCTACCGCAGCGCCCGTTTTCGCAGCGCCATGGTGCTCTGTTCACCACAAGGCGAGTGCCTCGAGGAAGCGGAGGGCCTGTGCTGGGGAGAACTGCTTCAGGCTCCGGCCTATCCAGGGGGCGGCCTCGAATCCCTGTTCTGGGTGCGGGAAGCACAATGCAGCTACGGCGAATTAAATCCGGCCCAGCTGGCCCGCCTGGGCAGTCGTGGCAAAGCGGCCAGAAGCCTGGCTCCCCGGCTGCGGAACCGGCTCGGACTGGACTGA
- a CDS encoding ribulose bisphosphate carboxylase small subunit produces the protein MPFQSTVGDYQTVATLETFGFLPPMTQDEIYDQIAYIIAQGWSPLVEHVHPSNSMATYWSYWKLPFFGEKDLNVVVSELEACHRAYPDHHVRIVGYDAYTQSQGACFVVFEGR, from the coding sequence ATGCCTTTCCAGAGCACCGTGGGTGACTACCAAACAGTCGCCACCCTGGAGACCTTCGGCTTCCTCCCGCCGATGACCCAGGACGAGATCTACGACCAGATCGCCTACATCATCGCCCAGGGCTGGAGCCCGCTCGTTGAGCACGTCCATCCCAGCAATTCCATGGCCACCTATTGGTCCTATTGGAAGCTGCCTTTCTTCGGCGAGAAGGATCTCAACGTGGTGGTGAGTGAGCTCGAGGCCTGCCATCGCGCTTACCCCGACCATCACGTGCGCATCGTCGGTTACGACGCTTACACCCAAAGCCAGGGTGCCTGCTTCGTGGTCTTCGAAGGCCGCTGA